The Diospyros lotus cultivar Yz01 chromosome 15, ASM1463336v1, whole genome shotgun sequence genome has a window encoding:
- the LOC127791503 gene encoding probable O-methyltransferase 3, whose protein sequence is MAFATGKRDKGELLGAQAETWHLLFGFMNSFKLKTAVELGIPDIIHKHGQPMKLSDLVSALPINPTKAHCIRRLMRSLALSGFFLEKKARESELLETEYTLTPTCQLLLTENPFGISPFLLAMLDPCLIKSWQCLATWLQNDDPTTAFNTANGTSFWEYAGHKPTLNLRFNEAMAADSRLIASVMIKEFKGVFEGLNSLVDVGGGTGTMAAAIADAFPNLKCTVFDQPHVVANLHGRKNLNFVGGNLFENIPAADAVMLKWILHFLGDEDSIKMLKKCREAIPSKEKGGKVIIIDMVMGIPKADDESIETQLFFDMLMMVNVAGKERNKKEWAELLHKAGFSDYKIHPILGLRSVIEVYP, encoded by the exons ATGGCTTTTGCCACTGGAAAGCGTGACAAAGGTGAGCTGCTTGGTGCCCAAGCCGAGACATGGCACCTACTATTCGGTTTCATGAACTCGTTCAAATTGAAAACTGCTGTTGAATTAGGCATACCCGACATCATCCACAAACACGGCCAACCCATGAAACTTTCCGACCTCGTCTCCGCCCTTCCGATCAACCCCACCAAAGCCCACTGCATCCGTCGCCTTATGCGCAGCCTGGCACTTTCCGGCTTCTTTCTCGAGAAAAAAGCCCGAGAAAGTGAACTCCTGGAAACTGAGTACACTCTCACCCCCACTTGCCAGCTTCTCTTAACTGAGAATCCCTTCGGCATATCGCCGTTCTTGCTGGCCATGCTCGATCCATGTTTGATAAAATCGTGGCAATGCTTGGCCACCTGGCTCCAGAATGATGATCCCACGACGGCTTTTAACACCGCCAATGGGACGTCGTTTTGGGAATATGCCGGCCATAAGCCGACTCTAAACCTTCGTTTTAACGAGGCAATGGCGGCTGATTCGCGGTTGATAGCGAGTGTGATGATTAAGGAGTTTAAGGGAGTGTTTGAGGGGCTGAATTCGTTGGTGGATGTCGGCGGCGGCACCGGAACAATGGCCGCCGCCATTGCCGATGCTTTCCCAAACTTGAAGTGCACAGTGTTTGATCAGCCACATGTAGTTGCTAATTTGCATGGGCGTAAGAACTTGAACTTCGTTGGAGGGAACCTGTTTGAGAACATTCCGGCAGCAGATGCAGTAATGCtcaag TGGATCTTGCACTTCTTGGGTGATGAAGACAGCATCAAAATGTTGAAGAAGTGCAGGGAGGCAATTCCAAGCAAAGAAAAGGGAGGAAAAGTGATCATCATAGACATGGTGATGGGGATCCCAAAGGCAGATGATGAATCGATTGAGACTCAACTCTTCTTCGACATGTTAATGATGGTCAACGTAGCTGGTAAAGAAAGGAACAAGAAAGAATGGGCAGAGCTGCTTCACAAAGCTGGTTTTAGTGATTACAAGATCCATCCAATTTTAGGTTTAAGGTCTGTTATCGAGGTGTATCCTTAA